The following are encoded together in the Anopheles nili chromosome 3, idAnoNiliSN_F5_01, whole genome shotgun sequence genome:
- the LOC128723276 gene encoding SURF1-like protein isoform X2, with protein sequence MLRTVCLTLRKPATKLLVDGGSNKSKLVTEGLPIVRPIHTRTKPRITPPPKIKSSQSDHTASISPFGWGLLIIPATTFGLGCWQVYRKQWKEQLISDLERKIHLAPVPIPDDLSELNGMEYETVTVRGQFLHDQEIHLGPRACIQHGDSHTTGGLFSQKEASIGFLVITPFKLEGRDDKILVNRGWVPKRFLEPESRPHGQVTGTVELNGVVRLPENRPQFTPKQRGAIFMYRDVEKMADARGTSPYFIDATASSTVPHGPVGGQTRVTLRNEHMSYIVTWFSLSGFTTWLWFRQIVRGKSF encoded by the exons ATGTTAAGAACAGTATGTTTAACGCTTAGAAAGCCCGCAACAAAGTTACTTGTTGATGGAGGAAGCAATAAAAGCAAGCTAGTAACAGAGGGGCTACCCATCGTTCGGCCCATACACACTCGTACAAAGCCACGCATTACGCCACCgccaaaaatcaaatcatccCAATCCGACCACACCGCCAGTATCAGCCCGTTCGGATGGGGCCTGTTG ATTATCCCGGCGACTACCTTCGGGCTCGGTTGCTGGCAGGTGTACCGAAAGCAGTGGAAGGAGCAGTTAATAAGCGATCTTGAACGAAAGATACACCTGGCTCCGGTTCCCATACCCGACGA CTTGTCCGAGTTGAATGGAATGGAGTATGAAACCGTCACGGTCCGTGGGCAGTTCCTGCACGATCAGGAGATCCATCTGGGTCCTCGGGCTTGCATACAGCACGGCGATAGCCACACGACCGGAGGACTCTTCTCGCAGAAGGAAGCTTCAATCGGTTTCCTCGTGATAACCCCGTTTAAGCTGGAAGGACGCGA CGATAAAATTCTGGTGAACCGTGGCTGGGTGCCAAAACGCTTCCTCGAGCCAGAATCACGTCCGCACGGACAGGTGACTGGAACGGTCGAGCTTAACGGTGTCGTTCGGTTGCCGGAAAATCGACCCCAGTTTACGCCCAAGCAGCGGGGTGCCATCTTCATGTACCGGGATGTGGAGAAAATGGCCGACGCGAGGGGTACCAGTCCGTACTTCATCGATGCGACTGCTTCGTCCACGGTGCCACACGGTCCGGTCGGTGGGCAAACTCGAGTCACGCTGCGTAACGAACACATGTCGTACATCGTGACGTGGTTCAGCTTGTCCGGTTTTACCACCTGGCTGTGGTTCCGTCAGATCGTGCGGGGCAAATCGTTCTGA
- the LOC128723276 gene encoding SURF1-like protein isoform X1 — MLRTVCLTLRKPATKLLVDGGSNKSKLVTEGLPIVRPIHTRTKPRITPPPKIKSSQSDHTASISPFGWGLLVGSFAFGNCYRMSRLSALMVTFHFQIIPATTFGLGCWQVYRKQWKEQLISDLERKIHLAPVPIPDDLSELNGMEYETVTVRGQFLHDQEIHLGPRACIQHGDSHTTGGLFSQKEASIGFLVITPFKLEGRDDKILVNRGWVPKRFLEPESRPHGQVTGTVELNGVVRLPENRPQFTPKQRGAIFMYRDVEKMADARGTSPYFIDATASSTVPHGPVGGQTRVTLRNEHMSYIVTWFSLSGFTTWLWFRQIVRGKSF; from the exons ATGTTAAGAACAGTATGTTTAACGCTTAGAAAGCCCGCAACAAAGTTACTTGTTGATGGAGGAAGCAATAAAAGCAAGCTAGTAACAGAGGGGCTACCCATCGTTCGGCCCATACACACTCGTACAAAGCCACGCATTACGCCACCgccaaaaatcaaatcatccCAATCCGACCACACCGCCAGTATCAGCCCGTTCGGATGGGGCCTGTTGGTAGGTTCGTTTGCGTTCGGCAACTGCTACAGGATGTCCCGGCTCTCGGCATTAATGGTGACGTTTCACTTCCAGATTATCCCGGCGACTACCTTCGGGCTCGGTTGCTGGCAGGTGTACCGAAAGCAGTGGAAGGAGCAGTTAATAAGCGATCTTGAACGAAAGATACACCTGGCTCCGGTTCCCATACCCGACGA CTTGTCCGAGTTGAATGGAATGGAGTATGAAACCGTCACGGTCCGTGGGCAGTTCCTGCACGATCAGGAGATCCATCTGGGTCCTCGGGCTTGCATACAGCACGGCGATAGCCACACGACCGGAGGACTCTTCTCGCAGAAGGAAGCTTCAATCGGTTTCCTCGTGATAACCCCGTTTAAGCTGGAAGGACGCGA CGATAAAATTCTGGTGAACCGTGGCTGGGTGCCAAAACGCTTCCTCGAGCCAGAATCACGTCCGCACGGACAGGTGACTGGAACGGTCGAGCTTAACGGTGTCGTTCGGTTGCCGGAAAATCGACCCCAGTTTACGCCCAAGCAGCGGGGTGCCATCTTCATGTACCGGGATGTGGAGAAAATGGCCGACGCGAGGGGTACCAGTCCGTACTTCATCGATGCGACTGCTTCGTCCACGGTGCCACACGGTCCGGTCGGTGGGCAAACTCGAGTCACGCTGCGTAACGAACACATGTCGTACATCGTGACGTGGTTCAGCTTGTCCGGTTTTACCACCTGGCTGTGGTTCCGTCAGATCGTGCGGGGCAAATCGTTCTGA
- the LOC128723276 gene encoding SURF1-like protein isoform X3, giving the protein MEYETVTVRGQFLHDQEIHLGPRACIQHGDSHTTGGLFSQKEASIGFLVITPFKLEGRDDKILVNRGWVPKRFLEPESRPHGQVTGTVELNGVVRLPENRPQFTPKQRGAIFMYRDVEKMADARGTSPYFIDATASSTVPHGPVGGQTRVTLRNEHMSYIVTWFSLSGFTTWLWFRQIVRGKSF; this is encoded by the exons ATGGAGTATGAAACCGTCACGGTCCGTGGGCAGTTCCTGCACGATCAGGAGATCCATCTGGGTCCTCGGGCTTGCATACAGCACGGCGATAGCCACACGACCGGAGGACTCTTCTCGCAGAAGGAAGCTTCAATCGGTTTCCTCGTGATAACCCCGTTTAAGCTGGAAGGACGCGA CGATAAAATTCTGGTGAACCGTGGCTGGGTGCCAAAACGCTTCCTCGAGCCAGAATCACGTCCGCACGGACAGGTGACTGGAACGGTCGAGCTTAACGGTGTCGTTCGGTTGCCGGAAAATCGACCCCAGTTTACGCCCAAGCAGCGGGGTGCCATCTTCATGTACCGGGATGTGGAGAAAATGGCCGACGCGAGGGGTACCAGTCCGTACTTCATCGATGCGACTGCTTCGTCCACGGTGCCACACGGTCCGGTCGGTGGGCAAACTCGAGTCACGCTGCGTAACGAACACATGTCGTACATCGTGACGTGGTTCAGCTTGTCCGGTTTTACCACCTGGCTGTGGTTCCGTCAGATCGTGCGGGGCAAATCGTTCTGA
- the LOC128726497 gene encoding myb-like protein K, which produces MQKKIIQQQIPLTRKVYTTTPSQQQHQQMNAVKKINSLLQSGTVSVTGISSGQQRILQRKPVTTSSGLSITSTNSFVSRQQKCYICGENAGANAALISESSTTTTQTEYVSKLAKVIGPNYSVVLSMEDVICRRCVTILNQLDKLDSEMDALRGTLLGFIHKKNNIPDDADLQAGLGGSPPAKMQKLTHLSTAGSGGTVGTASGNITYSIKQVVDGDTIKMSTSGSGSDLNTSAHSDVEAQLTSMFEKGGNTPSQGTGQTKQHLVVTTNNGGTMAQGSTVAGLTRKPAKLYKCMPCGFKTTDLAQFQPHYENCPPRNAALQNSTVINSTSSSFRCKLCKLVFASIALLKQHNLQDHQQQPQQKTIVTTSGGLAQLDQQQGVTGAAAGTQSLYSCNVCPYKTTDKQAHDDHLRKHIKLKPFKCRVCLMRFETREQASIHAKQHQPDYFKCGICGVTFNKRELLMAHLEVHEANKKSPKTGTTQQQQQLQQQQQQQQQQQQQQSEHQQTAQAGTSSDPSTQKLLQESIDEALRESIADTIDAKMIQFHTCNSCSLTFLNEKLYTQHIKTHAHGAGTSAVVTTGLTQQQTHQGQSQQQQQQLVLSNSSVASRKTMARTNSTSTSVDVGGGSGLSAKILTTTAASSGGNASTNSATISDGDLESIFERMHSDQKVADPASAAEGGSMVITNQDGTTGNITFNITLPQQDGLFLQQQEQHQQSVGIDMPTLDQGDEQQQQQQPQQKEQQLQSMPVSMPSLDDDGEQSQNSQNSNTENVPMELEDMQTGEGQQINLILNDGQVLQLDNHILTTDAEGNQILVQGTDTEQIQQLLQSVGVVMQGGEGLGEGETLQMISGDGNNQMILVQGADGQEQLIDASLLNADGNIVIQQSQEGELNAEGTHITTEDGLQIPVSVAFTTAGEAGHEGQLTVSVADGSEQQLQLHLQQAAASEADDQQHADGMSDEQQHQAGAILTEGGQIILQTKEEEQRLKNEVNDENGASAGGNDSAVGGDMSGQTNGGSAVVTSSNGTTITTTATAGNAVTSSGTGDDQMFNFDELIQPQIVIKQQQVK; this is translated from the exons atgcagaagaaaataattcaacaacAGATACCACTAACACGGAAG GTTTACACGACAACCCCgtcacagcaacagcatcagcagatGAATGCGGTCAAAAAGATCAACAGCCTGCTGCAGAGCGGCACGGTCAGCGTGACTGGTATCTCGTCTGGCCAGCAACGAATCCTGCAGAGAAAACCTGTGACTACGTCCTCAGGTCTGTCGATCACGTCCACTAACAGCTTCGTTAGCCGGCAGCAAAAATGCTACATTTGTGGCGAGAATGCCGGCGCAAACGCCGCCCTTATTTCGGAGTCCTCGACCACGACGACGCAGACCGAGTACGTCTCGAAACTGGCGAAGGTGATTGGACCGAACTACTCGGTCGTCCTGTCAATGGAGGATGTCATCTGTCGTCGCTGCGTAACAATCCTGAACCAGCTGGATAAGCTCGATTCTGAAATGGATGCCCTTCGGGGCACGCTGTTAGGATTCATTcacaaaaagaacaacatcCCGGACGACGCGGACTTGCAGGCTGGTTTGGGCGGTTCCCCACCGGCGAAGATGCAGAAGCTAACGCACTTAAGCACAGCCGGTAGCGGCGGTACGGTGGGGACAGCAAGCGGGAACATAACGTACAGCATCAAGCAGGTGGTGGATGGTGACACGATCAAGATGAGCACGTCGGGAAGTGGCTCGGATCTGAACACTAGCGCTCATTCGGATGTCGAGGCCCAGCTTACGAGTATGTTCGAAAAGGGCGGTAATACGCCATCACAGGGAACTGGCCAGACGAAACAGCACTTAGTGGTGACGACGAACAACGGTGGGACGATGGCGCAAGGCTCGACGGTAGCGGGGTTGACCCGCAAACCCGCCAAACTGTACAAGTGCATGCCGTGCGGATTTAAAACAACCGATCTAGCCCAGTTCCAGCCACACTACGAAAACTGCCCTCCGCGGAACGCCGCCCTGCAAAATTCGACCGTCATCAACTCCACCTCGTCCAGTTTCCGGTGCAAGCTGTGCAAGCTCGTATTCGCCAGCATTGCCTTGTTGAAGCAGCACAACCTGCAGgaccaccagcaacagccgCAACAGAAGACGATCGTCACTACCTCCGGAGGGCTAGCGCAGTTGGACCAGCAGCAAGGAGTGACGGGTGCGGCCGCCGGCACGCAATCGCTGTACTCCTGCAACGTGTGCCCGTACAAGACAACGGACAAGCAGGCCCACGATGACCACCTGCGGAAGCACATCAAGCTGAAACCGTTCAAGTGCCGCGTCTGCCTTATGCGCTTTGAAACCCGCGAGCAAGCGTCCATTCACGCCAAGCAGCATCAACCGGACTACTTCAAATGCGGCATCTGCGGGGTGACGTTCAACAAGCGCGAGCTGCTAATGGCACATCTTGAGGTGCACGAGGCGAACAAGAAGAGCCCCAAAACGGGGACtactcaacagcagcagcagctacaacagcagcagcagcaacagcaacaacagcagcagcaacagtccGAACATCAGCAAACGGCACAGGCCGGAACGTCATCGGATCCCTCGACGCAAAAGCTGCTACAGGAATCGATTGACGAGGCGCTGCGCGAATCGATCGCGGACACGATCGATGCAAAGATGATACAATTCCACACCTGCAATTCCTGCTCGCTCACATTCCTGAACGAGAAGCTGTACACGCAGCATATCAAGACCCATGCCCACGGTGCGGGCACTTCGGCGGTCGTGACGACCGGCTTAACGCAACAGCAAACGCACCAAGGCcagtcgcagcagcagcagcagcagctagtGCTCTCGAATAGCTCCGTGGCTAGCAGGAAGACCATGGCGCGAACAAACAGCACATCGACGTCGGTGGACGTTGGCGGCGGCAGTGGGCTGAGCGCTAAGATCCTTACCACGACGGCAGCGTCCAGCGGCGGAAACGCGAGCACCAACTCGGCCACCATTTCCGACGGAGACCTCGAGAGTATCTTCGAGCGAATGCATTCGGACCAGAAGGTGGCCGATCCGGCATCAGCGGCCGAGGGCGGCAGCATGGTTATTACGAATCAGGACGGAACGACAGGAAACATTACGTTTAATATTACGCTACCCCAGCAGGACG GTTTATTTCTGCAACAACAGGAGCAACATCAACAGTCCGTTGGAATCGATATGCCAACGCTTGACCAGGGCgatgaacagcagcagcagcagcaacctcaGCAGAAGGAACAGCAGCTCCAAAGCATGCCCGTCAGCATGCCGAGCCTGGACGATGACGGCGAGCAATCGCAAAACAGCCAAAACTCCAACACAGAAAACGTACCGATGGAGCTGGAGGACATGCAGACCGGCGAGGGCCAGCAGATCAACCTGATCCTTAACGATGGGCAGGTGCTGCAGCTCGACAATCACATTCTTACGACGGACGCCGAGGGCAACCAGATTCTGGTGCAGGGCACGGACACTGAACAGatccagcagctgctgcaaagCGTCGGTGTGGTGATGCAGGGAGGCGAGGGTCTCGGCGAAGGCGAAACGTTACAGATGATCAGCGGCGACGGTAACAACCAGATGATCCTGGTGCAAGGCGCCGACGGTCAGGAGCAACTGATCGACGCGTCGTTGCTAAACGCGGATGGTAACATCGTCATCCAGCAGTCGCAGGAAGGCGAACTGAATGCCGAGGGTACGCACATCACGACCGAGGATGGGTTGCAGATTCCTGTGTCGGTTGCCTTTACGACAGCCGGTGAGGCTGGCCACGAGGGCCAGCTAACGGTGTCGGTGGCCGATGGCAGCGAACAGCAGCTACAATTGCACCTCCAGCAAGCCGCTGCGTCGGAAGCGGACGATCAACAGCATGCCGACGGTATGTCggacgagcagcagcatcaggCAGGAGCCATCCTTACAGAAGGCGGTCAGATTATTCTCCAAACGAAGGAGGAAGAGCAGCGGCTCAAAAATGAGGTGAACGACGAGAATGGAGCATCGGCGGGTGGTAATGATTCCGCTGTCGGTGGTGACATGAGTGGCCAGACTAATGGAGGTTCCGCAGTCGTCACCAGCTCGAATGGTACGACGATCACAACCACCGCAACGGCGGGGAATGCCGTCACGTCATCCGGTACTGGTGACGATCAGATGTTCAACTTTGACGAGCTCATCCAACCGCAAATCGTTatcaagcagcagcaagtaaaaTAG